Below is a genomic region from Candidatus Anaeroferrophillus wilburensis.
TCATATAGAGCTCATAACGAACTTCTCTGGCGGCGATTTCCTGATATTTACGCACCAGTTTCCAGTTATGACGCTCCATCTCCAAGCCATCAAGAATCAGCGATGCCAGGTAACGGCTTGGGCCGTCACCCCGCCCTTTCAGGGCCCATTCTTTTTCGGGAAAGGTTTTGACCGGCTCAGGGAAAACCACCGGCTCTTTCATCTGCCCCATCATGCCATCACCAATAACCAATACGGGAGTCCGATAGGTATCCGCCAGATCAAAGGCAGCAATGGTCAAATCAGCCAGCTCCTGCACAGATGCCGGCGCCAGGACCGGCGTCCGGTAATCACCATGGCCGCCGCCCCGGGTTGATTGGAAATAATCACCCTGAGCCGGAGCGATATTGCCCAGGCCGGGGCCACCACGCATCATGTTGACCACCACCGCCGGCAGTTCAAAGCCGGCCAAAAAGGAAAGTCCTTCCTGTTTCAAGCTGATTCCGGGACTCGATGACGAGGTCATGACCCGGGCACCGGTGGCCGCAGCACCCACCACCATATTGATGGCTGCCGTTTCACTTTCAGACTGGACAAAAACCCCACCTGCCTGACGCAGGTTGGCCGCCATATATTCGCCCAACTCATTCTGGGGGGTGATCGGATAACCAAAATAACACTTGCAGCCGGCCCTGATGGCCGCCTCACCAATGGTATGGTTACCACTCATAAACACTTTATTCACTGTACACCTCAACCGCGACATCAGGGCAAACCATGGTGCAGACCATACAACCAACGCAGGCTTCCGGTTTCACCGGCTCGGCGTAATGGTATCCCATCCGGTTTAACTGTGGCGAGACCCCAAGGACCTCCTGTTTGCAGAATTCAATGCAGAGACCGCAACCCTTGCAAAAGTCACGTCGAATCTCCACTTTAAAGACCTTCTCTTTTTTACTCATCAATCAACCTTATGGTAAGCTGTTTATAACCACCAGCCGGGAAGAGGGCGGCAATTCAGATAACCGGCTCAATCCAGCCCAGTGCATCTTCACCCTGGCCATATTGAAGGGCTTGAATGGTTTCAAAAAATCTCTTTGCCAAAGGCCCTACTTCACCGTTGCCAACCGTGATGACCTGTTCGCCATATTTCAGCTCGCCCACCGGAGAGATAACCGCCGCCGTCCCGGAACCGAAAATTTCCGTCAGCCGACCGTCACCATGGGCCGCCACAACCTCGTCGATACTGATCTTCCGTTCGACCACCTTCAGAGCCCACCGTTTGGCCAGGGTAATAACCGAATCACGGGTAATGCCCGGCAGGATGCTGCCGCTGAGCATAGGGGTAACCAGCTCGCCATCGATGACAAAGAAGATATTCATCGCCCCCACTTCCTCAACGTATATCTGCTCAACGGCATCGAGCCAGAGAACCTGGGTATAACCGGCCTTATGGGCCTTGTCGCCGGCCAGCAGGCTGGCAGCGTAATTACCCATGGTTTTGGTATCACCGACACCGCCGCGGACCGCCCGCACATGCTCCCGGGTAACCATGATTTTCACCGGGTTAAACCCTTCAGGATAATAGGCACCCACCGGCGACAAAATGATAAAAAAGCGGTAGGTATTGGAAGCCCGGACCCCAAGAAAATTATCCGTGGCAATGATGGTGGGCCGGATATACAGGGAGGTGCCAGGAGCTCCCGGCACCCAGTCCTTCTCAATTCTGAGCAGCTCTTTCAGGGCTTCAAGAATAAAAGCTTCATCGACTGGGGGAATGGAGAGCTTATGATTCGAATAGTTGAGCCGCTTGAAATTTTCCTGCGGCCGGAACAACTGGATGTGACCATCCGCCGTCCGGTAAGCTTTCAGACCCTCAAAAACCCCCTGACCATAATGAAGCACCATGGTGGAAGGATCAAGCACAAAAGGGGCATAGGGCTCGATGCGCGGGTTATGCCATCCCAGCTTAGGATTATAGTCCATATTGAACATATAATCGGTAAAGCTGGTACCAAAGCCCAAGTTGTTCTCATCCGGTTTAGCCTTCAGCGCAGCCGCTTTGGTAAAGGTAATGTTAATGGTCGCCTCCTACCTGAGCACGATGGTTAGCATGACCCCGTAACAACGGGATACCCACCCGATTTACGAGCGAGAAGTTTTACCACTCTGTTTCATGGAGTGTCAAGCAGAATCTGCCTGGATGATTGGCCTGCAAGGCTTTGCAACCCTCTCCTAAGCCGGCTGATGCTCCGGCCGCAAAAGATCGAAAACCGTTTTCACCGGATTAAAGGTACTCGCCGGCACCTCAACAAAGACACTGTTCCAACCGGCCATGGCCCCATTCCACAAACCGGGGTGCTCCAAAGCTTTCAGATCTTTGCCATCCTTGGATTTACTGGCAATAAAACCGGTATCAGGATCACTGAACTCCAGCAGGTTAAAGAGCTGCCCCCGATAATCACGAACACCGCAAACCAGGTCCACCGGGTTGAAATGGGTTGATGCACGCCAGATTTTGCTCTGCCCCTCACTGGCCATATCCACTTGTGCCGATTCAACAATCTGCCTGGAACAGCCTTCTCTGCCACTCACCCAGAAAGGGCCACCTCCCGGCTCACCCTGGTTGCGAACCATCCCGCAGACCCTCAAGGGACGGTTTAGCCTGTCCTGCCAGAAAGCGGCCACTTCATCGGTTGAAAGCTGTCGGCCCTCTGCAGAAAGATCGATAAACAGGTGACGCCGGCCGAAATCGGCTATCTCATCCAGCAGGGGTTCGCCGATGTCGGCTGCAGACAGGCACTCAAGATAGTGAAAAATCTGCTGTTGCAGTTCCACCAGGTAGCCTCCGAGAACTTTTTCATAGAGGCAGATTTTCGGCTTCAAGCGATCGGGAACAACATTGTCAATATTTTTAATAAAAACAATATCCCCCTGAAGATCATTGAGATTGGTCAGCAACGCCCCATGCCCACCAGGACGAAAAACCAATCTGCCGGCGGCGTCCCGGAAAGGCGCATTATCCGCATCAACAGCAATGGTATCGGTGGACGGCTTCTGGGTGGAAAAGGTGACCTCGAAGCGGATTTCACCACCGTCAAGACCAGCACAGGCCTGTTTGAAATAGGTTTCAAAGAGCTGACGGTGTTCCGGAGAGATGGTAAAATGGATGTGAACCATTCCTTCCCGGTCCCTGGTAAGCATGGCAGCCTCTACCAAGTGCTCGGCAAAAGGGGTCCGAACATGATCATCATAGCGATGAAAGGCTATCAACCCCTTTGGTAGTGCACTGTAGTTCAAGCCCTTTTCAGTCAGCAGATAACCCATCAGCAGATCACAGCGACCATCGGCAACCAGGGTTCCAACATCCAGGCCATCAGCAGCAACCACCGCCCGCAAGTCATCAGCGAATGGAAACTTGCCGCAATGTTCTTTCATGCGCAAAACATCAAGACAACCCTGGTCGTCCGTAAAAGCATCCAGCGACATGGGTTCCGAGCCGGGCTTCAAATAGCTTTCGTAGCAGGAAAGCAACGTTTTAAACATCCGCGTTGCCGCCCCGGAAGCAGGCACGAATTTCATTGCCCGACCAGCAAGGGCAGCCTCATCGTAGATGCCGCTCAAACGAATCAGTTCCTGCTCCTGTAAAACGACCATGCCATCACCAACCGTGCAGGGCCGATCAAGACGAACAGGGGAAATCCCCCTGGAAAAGATTTCCAACTGCCGGGCAACCACCTGCACATCCAGACCATGCTGCTCAATCTGCCGCCGATCTGCCTCACTAAAGCGTCCTGTCCACGTCATCTTCGCTACACTCCTGCACCTACAGTATCAACGACGGTTACTATTGTTCATGATCACGGCAACCATTTTATTATTACGTCACCTTTTCTCGCAACAATTGCCTTTGTCCTCTCTCCAAGAAAGCACCAGAACCTGGGCGCACACCGTCTATCTTCCGACCATATAGCCTTTCTGGACCGCTGGCGGCCCAACACACTACCTAAACATATCAAGATAATTACATACAGACAGACGATATACAAGATAAAATTGGCTTTCAAGGGAAAAAACAGCTTTTCAAACAGCAAAGCAGCCAATGTCAGAAAAAGTAATTGATTTTTTTTCATAGAGTCTGCTAGGGTGCATCTTTCAGTTAACGTTAACTGACAAATAGGGTTAATCATGAGTAGCAAGCAGTCTATTGATTACTGTCAAAGCAACACGATCGATTGAAGTCTAAAAAGGAGGACCGGTCAATGAAAAAAGCTCTATGGACGCCATCGGCAGAACGTATTGCCAATGCCAATCTGACCCGCTACATGAAGTATCTGCATGCCCAGCAAGGGCTGTCATTTTCCACCTATGACGAGCTCTATCAGTGGTCGATCAGTGAACGGGCGGATTTTTGGGAAAGCGTCTGGAATTTTACCAACATCATTGCCTCGAAGCCCTATGAGCAGGTTCTGGTTGACGGTGACAAAATGCCGGGTTCCAAATGGTTTGTTGGCTCACGGCTGAATTTCGCCGAAAATCTGCTTCGTTATCGTGACGACCGGGTTGCCATGGTTTTCAAGGGCGAACAGCAGGAAGCGGTAAGAATAACCTATGCCGAGCTTTATGACAAAGTCGCCCGACTGGCAAAATCGCTGCGGGACCTGGGGGTTACCGTCGGCGACCGGGTTTCCGGCTTCGTTCCCAATATGACCGAAACGGTCATTGCCATGCTGGCCACCACCAGCATCGGCGCCATCTGGTCTTCCTGCTCCCCCGATTTCGGTATCAAAGGGGTCTTGGATCGTTTTGGCCAGATTGAACCAAAAGTGGTGTTCACCGCCAACGGCTATGCCTACAATGGTAAAACCTTCGATTCACTGCAGCGGGTTTCCGATATTTTGAACAGCCTGCCATCGGTGGAAAAGGTGGTGGTCATCCCTTATACCGAAGCCAAACCAGACATTAGCATGGTCAACAACTCCGTCCTGTTTGCCGATTTTCTCTCGCCCGAAAGCGGTCTGGAAATCACCTTTGAACAGCTGCCCTTTGATCACCCTCTCTACATCATGTATTCATCAGGCACCACCGGGGTTCCCAAGTGCATCGTTCATGGGGCCGGCGGCACCCTTATCCAGCACCTGAAAGAACATGTCCTGCATGCTGACCTGAAACGTGACGATCATCTTTTCTACTTCACCACCTGCGGCTGGATGATGTGGAACTGGCTGGTGAGCGGCCTGGCGGTGGGCGCCACCCTGATTCTGTTTGACGGCTCCCCCTTCTACCCCGATGGCGGCGCCACTTTCAAGTTGGCTCAGGATGAAAAAATATCCATCTTCGGCACCAGCGCCAAATTTCTTGCTTCAGTACAGCAGGCCGGCATCAAGCCCGGCACCACCTACGATCTTTCATCCATTAAAACTATCTGCTCCACCGGCTCCCCCCTGTCGGCGGAAAGCTTCGAGTTTGTCTATAAAGAGATTGCCCAGGATGTTGACCTGGCCTCCATCTCCGGCGGAACCGACATCATTTCCTGCTTTGCCCTCGGTAACCCGATCCTGCCGGTTTACAGCGAGGAACTGCAATGCCGTGGCCTGGGGATGAAACTGCAGGCTTTTGATGATAACGGTAAGCCGGTGGAAAAAGAACAGGGTGAGTTGGTCTGCAGTGCTTCGTTCCCCTCCATGCCCATCTACTTCTGGAACGATCCGAATAATGAGAAATATCTTGATGCCTATTTCCGGGTCTACCCCAACATCTGGCACCA
It encodes:
- a CDS encoding 3-methyl-2-oxobutanoate dehydrogenase subunit VorB, whose amino-acid sequence is MNKVFMSGNHTIGEAAIRAGCKCYFGYPITPQNELGEYMAANLRQAGGVFVQSESETAAINMVVGAAATGARVMTSSSSPGISLKQEGLSFLAGFELPAVVVNMMRGGPGLGNIAPAQGDYFQSTRGGGHGDYRTPVLAPASVQELADLTIAAFDLADTYRTPVLVIGDGMMGQMKEPVVFPEPVKTFPEKEWALKGRGDGPSRYLASLILDGLEMERHNWKLVRKYQEIAAREVRYELYMMEDAEFAVVAYGTTARIAKGAIKRARKDGVPVGLIRPITLFPFPDKIMREIAHRIKHFLVFEMSTGQMVEDVKLALNGRAEVAFHGRPGGVIPTPVEFARVINRQYQRNYK
- a CDS encoding ferredoxin family protein is translated as MSKKEKVFKVEIRRDFCKGCGLCIEFCKQEVLGVSPQLNRMGYHYAEPVKPEACVGCMVCTMVCPDVAVEVYSE
- a CDS encoding branched-chain amino acid aminotransferase, with amino-acid sequence MNITFTKAAALKAKPDENNLGFGTSFTDYMFNMDYNPKLGWHNPRIEPYAPFVLDPSTMVLHYGQGVFEGLKAYRTADGHIQLFRPQENFKRLNYSNHKLSIPPVDEAFILEALKELLRIEKDWVPGAPGTSLYIRPTIIATDNFLGVRASNTYRFFIILSPVGAYYPEGFNPVKIMVTREHVRAVRGGVGDTKTMGNYAASLLAGDKAHKAGYTQVLWLDAVEQIYVEEVGAMNIFFVIDGELVTPMLSGSILPGITRDSVITLAKRWALKVVERKISIDEVVAAHGDGRLTEIFGSGTAAVISPVGELKYGEQVITVGNGEVGPLAKRFFETIQALQYGQGEDALGWIEPVI
- a CDS encoding DUF4301 family protein, producing MTWTGRFSEADRRQIEQHGLDVQVVARQLEIFSRGISPVRLDRPCTVGDGMVVLQEQELIRLSGIYDEAALAGRAMKFVPASGAATRMFKTLLSCYESYLKPGSEPMSLDAFTDDQGCLDVLRMKEHCGKFPFADDLRAVVAADGLDVGTLVADGRCDLLMGYLLTEKGLNYSALPKGLIAFHRYDDHVRTPFAEHLVEAAMLTRDREGMVHIHFTISPEHRQLFETYFKQACAGLDGGEIRFEVTFSTQKPSTDTIAVDADNAPFRDAAGRLVFRPGGHGALLTNLNDLQGDIVFIKNIDNVVPDRLKPKICLYEKVLGGYLVELQQQIFHYLECLSAADIGEPLLDEIADFGRRHLFIDLSAEGRQLSTDEVAAFWQDRLNRPLRVCGMVRNQGEPGGGPFWVSGREGCSRQIVESAQVDMASEGQSKIWRASTHFNPVDLVCGVRDYRGQLFNLLEFSDPDTGFIASKSKDGKDLKALEHPGLWNGAMAGWNSVFVEVPASTFNPVKTVFDLLRPEHQPA
- a CDS encoding acetoacetate--CoA ligase, with product MKKALWTPSAERIANANLTRYMKYLHAQQGLSFSTYDELYQWSISERADFWESVWNFTNIIASKPYEQVLVDGDKMPGSKWFVGSRLNFAENLLRYRDDRVAMVFKGEQQEAVRITYAELYDKVARLAKSLRDLGVTVGDRVSGFVPNMTETVIAMLATTSIGAIWSSCSPDFGIKGVLDRFGQIEPKVVFTANGYAYNGKTFDSLQRVSDILNSLPSVEKVVVIPYTEAKPDISMVNNSVLFADFLSPESGLEITFEQLPFDHPLYIMYSSGTTGVPKCIVHGAGGTLIQHLKEHVLHADLKRDDHLFYFTTCGWMMWNWLVSGLAVGATLILFDGSPFYPDGGATFKLAQDEKISIFGTSAKFLASVQQAGIKPGTTYDLSSIKTICSTGSPLSAESFEFVYKEIAQDVDLASISGGTDIISCFALGNPILPVYSEELQCRGLGMKLQAFDDNGKPVEKEQGELVCSASFPSMPIYFWNDPNNEKYLDAYFRVYPNIWHHGDYIKVTETGGVIFYGRSDATLNPGGVRIGTAEIYRQVETIPEVKDSVVIGQNWDNDVRVILFVVMEAGSELTPELEKEIKTTIRKNTTPRHVPAKIIPVADIPYTISGKKVELAVRKVVEGKAVSNKDALANPQALDCFKDLAALQS